From Brassica oleracea var. oleracea cultivar TO1000 chromosome C3, BOL, whole genome shotgun sequence, a single genomic window includes:
- the LOC106331532 gene encoding transcription factor bHLH137-like: MSLLVLPTNKKTHSHKDKKSEASILQMASFSYFQHYPHSLLDPLLFSSPNSSTKLSGFIEQNPLYPPPNISTIVDTSLNPFLDSFNVEKTESSDVKKHINTNATAALTSDQLSPGPSAGKKQRRKTRNGSKSKEGVEGRKSKKPRNGSSSDVKEKRANEQEPPKDYIHVRARRGQATDSHSLAERARREKISERMRTLQNLVPGCDKVTGKALMLDEIINYVQSLQNQVEFLSMKLASISPVVYDFGSDLDGIIVRPEIGSADVGTSFANAMPTTTTNFSSLLDDSIIPAEAHLQEDGGEREKIVDRSGFNNNSFCSFS, translated from the exons ATGTCTTTACTTGTTCTTCCCACAAACAAGAAAACACACTCTCACAAAGATAAGAAATCTGAAGCTTCCATTCTTCAAATGGCATCTTTCTCTTATTTCCAACATTACCCTCATTCTCTTCTTGATCCTCTTCTCTTTTCCTCACCCAACTCCTCAACTAAGCTCTCTGGTTTCATCGAGCAGAACCCTCTCTATCCACCACCAAACATTTCTACAATAGTAGATACTTCCTTGAACCCATTTCTTGATTCATTTAATGTTGAGAAAACCGAAAGCTCTGATGTTAAGAAACATATCAACACTAATGCAACTGCAGCACTCACAAGCGACCAGCTCAGCCCCGGACCATCCGCAGGAAAAAAACAACGGAGGAAGACCAGAAATGGGTCTAAGTCCAAG GAAGGAGTAGAGGGAAGAAAAAGCAAAAAGCCAAGAAATGGTAGCTCAAGCGACGTAAAAGAGAAGAGAGCGAACGAACAAGAGCCTCCCAAAGATTACATTCACGTTAGAGCTAGAAGAGGCCAAGCTACTGATAGCCACAGCCTCGCCGAGAGG GCTAGAAGGGAAAAGATAAGTGAACGGATGAGGACTCTGCAAAACCTTGTCCCAGGATGTGATAAG GTAACAGGGAAGGCCCTCATGTTGGATGAGATTATAAATTATGTGCAGTCCTTGCAGAATCAAGTTGAG TTTCTCTCGATGAAGCTAGCTTCCATAAGTCCAGTGGTCTATGACTTCGGTTCGGACCTTGATGGCATCATAGTTAGACCCGAG ATAGGATCCGCAGACGTTGGAACGTCGTTTGCTAATGCAATGCCAACAACTACTACTAACTTTTCTTCACTATTGGATGATTCCATAATACCCGCAGAGGCACATCTTCAG GAAGATGGAGGGGAAAGGGAGAAGATTGTAGACAGAAGTGGGTTCAACAACAACAGCTTTTGTTCTTTCTCTTAA
- the LOC106329821 gene encoding aspartate aminotransferase-like encodes MNRTLADFQAAQQQQAAINAILLRSMKPRTFQNLRGGRTMSSSSVITPEDVLESLMNDGTIDALRLKIINQLKANAFVNLVLALCDPGDSVVMFQPYYFNAYMAFQMTGVTNIIVGPGHPDTLYPGADWLEKTLSESKPTPKVVTVVNPGNPSGTYVPEPLLKRISKICEDAGCWLIVDNTYEYFMYDGLKHCCVEGDNIVNVFSFSKTYGMMGWRLGYMAYSQRLDGFAAELLKIQDNIPICASIISQRLQVLLQMLSLQIHPSSQIISSPFHHFLSMNMNDVW; translated from the exons ATGAATCGTACTCTGGCTGATTTTCAAGCGGCTCAGCAGCAACAAGCAGCTATCAACGCGATTCTTCTAAGGTCAATGAAGCCTAGAACTTTCCAGAATCTCAG AGGTGGGAGAACAATGTCCTCTTCTTCGGTAATTACACCAGAAGACGTGCTTGAATCTCTTATGAACGATGGCACCATCGATGCCCTTCGATTAAAGATCATCAATCAACTCAAAGCCAAT GCGTTTGTGAATCTTGTTCTTGCACTATGCGATCCTGGTGATTCAGTTGTCATGTTCCAGCCCTACTACTTCAATGCCTACATGGCCTTCCAGATGACTGGTGTCACCAACATCATCGTTGGTCCTGGCCATCCTGATACTCTCTACCCCGGCGCAG ATTGGTTAGAGAAGACGCTCTCTGAGTCTAAGCCGACCCCAAAAGTTGTAACTGTTGTGAATCCTGGTAACCCAAGCGGCACCTATGTCCCTGAACCGCTTCTTAAGAGGATTTCAAAGATATGCGAAGATGCAGGGTGTTGGCTGATTGTAGATAACACATACGA GTATTTCATGTATGACGGTTTAAAACATTGTTGCGTTGAGGGAGACAACATAGTTAACGTCTTCTCCTTCTCCAAAACCTATGGCATGATGGGTTGGAGGCTTGGATAT ATGGCTTACTCACAGAGATTAGATGGGTTCGCGGCAGAGCTTTTGAAAATTCAAGACAACATCCCAATCTGTGCTTCCATAATATCTCAGCGCCTGCAAGTCTTGCTTCAAATGCTCTCACTGCAAATCCACCCTTCAAGTCAGATTATTTCTTCCCCCTTTCATCATTTTCTGTCTATGAATATGAATGATGTTTGGTAA
- the LOC106328969 gene encoding uncharacterized protein LOC106328969 — translation MLSNSVSISMSDDDSNEINRIRSTRTRRKRKKPGHRTTFGELPRYLLRLLLRYWILLVLLLAFGLLLFESTRIGTKSANSEHNQLKKSPDSSGNLNRLDPTTKVIGGVRQRCLKLLPPEELEHLDILDRKDSTSPVKKLVYLTGTDSSSSHVRGNGTRFNLFTGNQSFAEREASFQVTETVSVHCGFFNENGGFRIEDEDKMFMQTCQVVVSTCAFGGGDNLYQPIGMSNASTQKVCYVAFWDDVTLATQEAEGHKIGDNGYIGKWRVVVVKDLPFMDQRLNGKIPKMLSHRLFPEAKYSIWVDSKSQFRRDPLGVLDALLWRTNSVLAISEHGARGSVYDEAKAVVKKHKATPEEVQVQINQYRRDKLPEDKRFNGKKALSEASVIVREHTPLTNLFMCLWFNEVVRYTSRDQLSFPYVFWRLRVLKNVNMFPVCTRKDLVNSMGHVRKAKPLEFSL, via the exons ATGCTGAGCAACAGCGTATCAATCTCAATGTCGGACGACGACTCCAACGAAATAAACCGGATCCGCTCAACTCGAACCCGTAGAAAGCGGAAGAAACCGGGTCACCGAACCACCTTCGGAGAGCTTCCACGCTACTTGCTCAGGCTTCTCCTTAGATACTGGATCCTCTTAGTTCTCCTCCTCGCCTTCGGTTTGCTACTCTTCGAATCAACGAGGATCGGAACGAAATCTGCAAATTCAGAACACAACCAGCTGAAGAAGTCTCCAGATTCGAGCGGAAACTTGAATAGATTGGATCCCACAACGAAGGTTATCGGTGGTGTTAGGCAAC GTTGTTTAAAGCTTCTACCTCCTGAAGAGCTAGAGCATCTTGATATCTTAGACCGTAAAGATTCAACCTCTCCGGTTAAGAAACTTGTGTACCTAACCGGTACGGATTCATCAAGCTCTCATGTTCGTGGGAATGGGACGCGTTTTAATTTATTTACTGGGAACCAGAGTTTTGCTGAGAGAGAGGCTAGTTTTCAG GTGACTGAGACAGTTTCAGTGCATTGTGGGTTTTTCAATGAGAATGGTGGGTTTAGGATTGAGGATGAGGATAAGATGTTTATGCAAACTTGTCAAGTTGTAGTCTCCACGTGTGCCTTTGGTGGTGGAGATAACCTTTACCAACCTATTGGAATGTCTAACGCATCAACTCAAAAG GTATGTTACGTTGCGTTTTGGGATGATGTTACACTCGCAACGCAGGAAGCAGAGGGTCATAAGATTGGTGATAATGGTTACATTGGCAAATGGCGAGTTGTGGTCGTTAAGGATCTTCCTTTTATGGACCAAAGGCTCAATGGAAAAATCCCAAAG ATGTTGTCTCATCGCCTTTTCCCGGAGGCCAAATACTCGATTTGGGTAGACTCCAAGTCCCAGTTTAGAAGGGATCCACTGGGCGTATTGGATGCTCTTCTTTGGAGAACAAACTCTGTGCTCGCCATTTCAGAGCATGGAGCTCGAGGTAGTGTCTATGACGAGGCGAAAGCTGTCGTCAAGAAACACAAAGCTACACCCGAAGAAGTCCAAGTACAGATAAATCAGTACCGGCGTGACAAGTTACCAGAAGATAAAAGATTCAACGGGAAAAAAG CTTTGTCTGAAGCCTCTGTGATTGTGAGGGAGCACACACCACTGACGAACCTTTTCATGTGCCTCTGGTTCAATGAAGTGGTACGCTACACGTCGCGTGATCAGTTGAGTTTCCCGTACGTGTTTTGGCGACTGAGAGTTCTGAAGAACGTCAACATGTTCCCTGTGTGTACACGTAAAGATCTCGTCAACAGCATGGGTCATGTACGCAAGGCAAAACCGTTAGAGTTTAGTCTATAA